Proteins encoded together in one Drosophila albomicans strain 15112-1751.03 chromosome 2R, ASM965048v2, whole genome shotgun sequence window:
- the LOC117574112 gene encoding cuticle protein 21-like, with translation MAFKFVFALAFVAVASAGYVPQAYHAAAVAAPVATYAAAPVAVAQKVLVKSSDETYDPHPQYRFSYGVDDQLTGDSKSQVEERDGDVVRGEYSLVDADGYKRTVQYTADPINGFNAVVNREPLVKAVAVAPVVKTIAAAPVAHYAAPAPVAHYAAPAVVKTVSPVAHYAAPVAQYAAPAVVKTVAPVAHYAAPAVAHYAAPAVVKTVAPVAHYAAPAPVAHYAAPAHYAAPAVVKTVAPVAHYAAPAAHYASYAAPAVAYHH, from the exons ATGGCATTCAAG TTTGTCTTCGCTCTCGCCTTCGTCGCCGTTGCCAGCGCTGGCTACGTGCCCCAGGCTTACCacgcagctgcagttgctgcccCAGTTGCCACCTATGCTGCTGCTCCCGTCGCCGTCGCCCAGAAGGTGCTGGTCAAGTCATCCGATGAGACCTACGATCCCCATCCCCAGTACCGTTTCTCCTATGGCGTCGACGATCAGCTGACTGGTGACTCCAAGAGCCAGGTTGAGGAGCGCGATGGTGATGTGGTCCGTGGCGAGTACTCTCTGGTTGATGCCGATGGCTACAAGCGCACCGTCCAGTACACCGCCGATCCCATCAACGGCTTCAACGCTGTCGTCAACCGTGAACCCCTCGTCAaggccgttgccgttgccccCGTTGTGAAGACCATTGCTGCTGCCCCCGTTGCTCACTATGCTGCCCCCGCTCCAGTGGCTCACTATGCTGCCCCAGCTGTCGTCAAGACTGTGTCTCCAGTTGCCCACTACGCTGCCCCAGTTGCCCAGTATGCTGCTCCAGCTGTGGTCAAGACTGTTGCCCCAGTTGCTCACTATGCCGCTCCAGCTGTTGCCCACTACGCCGCTCCCGCTGTTGTCAAGACCGTGGCTCCAGTTGCTCACTACGCTGCCCCAGCTCCAGTGGCTCACTATGCTGCCCCTGCTCACTATGCTGCCCCAGCTGTGGTCAAGACCGTGGCTCCCGTTGCCCACTATGCTGCCCCAGCTGCTCACTATGCCAGCTATGCCGCCCCCGCTGTTGCCTACCATCATTAA
- the LOC117574114 gene encoding larval cuticle protein A2B-like, which translates to MAFKFVFALAFVAVASAGYVPQAYHAVAAPVATYAAPVAVAQKVVVKSSDETYDPHPQYRFSYGVDDKLTGDNKAQVEERDGDVVRGEYSLVDADGYKRTVQYTADPINGFNAVVNREPLAVVKTIAAAPVAHYAAPAVVKTVAPVAHYAAPAVAHYAAPAVVKTVAPVAHYAAPAVAHYAAPAPVAHYAAPAAHYASYAAPAVAYHH; encoded by the exons ATGGCATTCAAG TTTGTCTTCGCTCTCGCCTTCGTCGCCGTTGCCAGCGCTGGCTACGTGCCCCAGGCTTACCACGCAGTTGCTGCCCCAGTTGCAACCTATGCTGCTCCCGTGGCTGTGGCCCAGAAGGTGGTGGTCAAGTCCTCCGATGAGACCTACGATCCTCATCCCCAGTACCGTTTCTCCTATGGAGTCGATGACAAACTGACTGGTGACAACAAAGCCCAAGTGGAGGAGCGCGATGGTGATGTGGTCCGTGGCGAGTACTCTCTGGTCGATGCCGATGGCTACAAGCGCACCGTCCAGTACACCGCCGATCCCATCAACGGCTTCAACGCTGTCGTCAACCGTGAACCCCTCGCTGTTGTGAAGACCATCGCTGCTGCCCCAGTTGCTCACTACGCTGCCCCAGCTGTGGTCAAGACTGTCGCCCCAGTTGCCCACTATGCCGCCCCAGCTGTTGCCCACTACGCTGCTCCCGCTGTTGTGAAGACCGTTGCTCCCGTGGCTCACTATGCCGCTCCCGCTGTCGCTCACTACGCTGCCCCAGCTCCAGTTGCCCACTATGCTGCCCCAGCTGCTCACTATGCCAGCTATGCCGCCCCCGCTGTTGCCTACCATCATTAA
- the LOC117574113 gene encoding cuticle protein 21, translating to MAFKLLALVSLVAAVSAGVIPVEHHEHLEPQLYHAAVSQPQHVIYQKPHDIHAHAHAHEVYPDDPHPKYNFAYDVQDALSGDSKSQVESRDGDVVQGEYSLDDADGFRRTVKYTADSVNGFNAVVHREPLAHVHHKVVAAAPVAPVQYHHAAPSAVLKTPVSYAAPAYVAPTYAAPSHYEHEPQHYEHEQQQHQAQHYASYETPAPASHDASDYYHH from the exons ATGGCTTTCAAG TTGCTCGCTTTGGTCTCTCTGGTTGCTGCCGTCTCCGCTGGCGTGATTCCTGTGGAACACCACGAACACCTGGAACCACAGCTCTACCACGCTGCAGTGTCTCAGCCACAGCATGTGATCTACCAGAAGCCCCACGACAttcacgcccacgcccacgcccatgAGGTCTATCCCGACGATCCTCATCCCAAGTACAACTTTGCCTACGATGTGCAGGATGCTCTCTCCGGCGACTCTAAGAGCCAGGTTGAATCCCGCGATGGAGATGTTGTCCAGGGCGAATACTCGCTGGATGATGCCGATGGCTTCCGTCGCACTGTCAAGTACACCGCTGACTCTGTGAACGGCTTCAACGCTGTCGTGCACCGTGAACCTCTCGCTCATGTCCACCACAAAGTGGTTGCTGCCGCTCCAGTTGCTCCCGTGCAGTATCATCATGCTGCCCCAAGTGCTGTGCTGAAGACTCCAGTGTCGTATGCTGCCCCCGCTTATGTGGCTCCCACCTATGCTGCTCCCTCTCACTACGAGCACGAGCCACAGCACTACGAacacgagcagcagcagcatcaagcTCAGCACTATGCCAGCTATGAGACTCCTGCCCCAGCCAGCCATGATGCCAGCGACTACTACCACCATTAA
- the LOC117574376 gene encoding larval cuticle protein A2B-like gives MAFKFVALFALIAAASAGVLPAAQVYHAAPAVATYAAPAAVVKTIAPVAQHVITKAAEEYDPHPQYKYAYDVQDALSGDSKSQVEERDGDVVRGEYSLVDADGYKRTVQYTADPINGFNAVVNREPLVKAVAVAPVVKTIAAAPVAHYAAPAPVAHYAAPAVAHYAAPAVVKTVAPVAHYAAPAVAHYAAPAVVKTVAPVAHYATPAVHLAQHY, from the exons ATGGCATTCAAG TTCGTCGCTCTCTTCGCCCTGATCGCCGCCGCCAGCGCTGGCGTCCTGCCCGCCGCTCAGGTCTACCATGCTGCTCCCGCCGTGGCCACCTATGCCGCCCCAGCTGCCGTTGTCAAGACAATTGCCCCTGTGGCCCAGCATGTGATCACCAAGGCTGCCGAGGAATACGATCCCCATCCCCAGTACAAGTACGCCTACGATGTCCAGGATGCCCTCTCCGGCGACTCCAAGAGCCAGGTCGAGGAGCGCGATGGTGATGTGGTCCGTGGCGAGTACTCTCTGGTCGATGCCGATGGCTACAAGCGCACCGTCCAGTACACCGCCGATCCCATCAACGGCTTCAACGCTGTCGTCAACCGTGAACCCCTCGTCAaggccgttgccgttgccccCGTTGTGAAGACCATTGCTGCTGCCCCCGTTGCGCACTACGCTGCCCCAGCTCCAGTTGCCCACTATGCTGCCCCCGCCGTGGCTCACTATGCTGCCCCAGCTGTCGTGAAGACTGTGGCTCCAGTTGCTCACTATGCTGCTCCAGCTGTCGCTCACTACGCCGCTCCAGCTGTGGTCAAGACCGTCGCTCCAGTTGCTCACTATGCCACCCCAGCCGTCCACCTGGCCCAGCACTACTAA
- the LOC117574116 gene encoding larval cuticle protein A2B-like yields the protein MAFKFVALFALIAAASAGVLPAAQVYHAAPAVATYAAPAAVVKTIAPVAQHVITKAAEEYDPHPQYKYAYDVQDALSGDSKSQVEERDGDVVRGEYSLVDADGYKRTVQYTADPINGFNAVVNREPLVKAVAVAPVVKTIAAAPVAHYAAPAVAHYAAPAVVKTVAPVAHYAAPAAHYASYAAPAVAYHH from the exons ATGGCATTCAAG TTCGTCGCACTCTTCGCCCTGATCGCCGCCGCCAGCGCTGGCGTCCTGCCCGCCGCTCAGGTCTACCATGCTGCTCCCGCCGTCGCCACCTATGCCGCCCCAGCTGCCGTTGTCAAGACAATTGCCCCTGTGGCCCAGCATGTGATCACCAAGGCTGCCGAGGAATACGATCCCCATCCCCAGTACAAATACGCCTACGATGTCCAGGATGCCCTCTCCGGCGACTCCAAGAGCCAGGTCGAGGAGCGCGATGGAGATGTGGTCCGTGGCGAGTACTCTCTGGTCGATGCCGATGGCTACAAGCGCACCGTTCAGTACACCGCCGATCCCATCAACGGCTTCAACGCTGTCGTCAACCGTGAACCCCTCGTCAaggccgttgccgttgctccCGTTGTAAAGACCATTGCTGCTGCCCCCGTTGCCCACTATGCTGCCCCCGCCGTGGCTCACTATGCTGCCCCAGCTGTGGTCAAGACTGTGGCTCCCGTTGCCCACTATGCTGCCCCAGCTGCTCACTATGCCAGCTATGCCGCCCCCGCTGTTGCCTACCATCATTAA
- the LOC117574115 gene encoding larval cuticle protein A2B, translated as MAYKIVFALAMFAVAQAAVLRTVAPVAVAPAPVLAKTVELEEVDPHPQYSYSYDVQDTLSGDSKGQFEERDGDIVRGEYSLIDADGFKRTVTYTADPINGFNAVVRREPIVAVAEPLVKAAPVAVAAPLVRSAPVAVAAPLVRSAPVAVAAPLTAPLVRSAPIALSAPLVRSAPLAVAAPAIAAPLRYTAPAYAVRNL; from the exons ATGGCTTACAAG ATCGTCTTTGCTCTGGCTATGTTCGCCGTGGCTCAGGCTGCAGTGCTGAGAACTGTTGCCCCCGTTGCCGTGGCACCTGCACCTGTGCTCGCCAAGACCGTTGAACTGGAGGAGGTTGATCCCCATCCACAGTACTCCTACAGCTACGACGTCCAGGACACTCTCTCTGGCGACTCCAAGGGACAGTTCGAGGAGCGTGATGGCGACATTGTGCGTGGCGAATACTCTCTGATCGATGCCGATGGCTTCAAGCGCACCGTCACCTACACCGCTGATCCCATCAACGGTTTCAATGCCGTCGTCCGTCGTGAACCCATCGTCGCCGTTGCCGAGCCCTTGGTGAAGGCTGCCccagttgccgttgccgctcCTCTGGTCCGCTCTGCTCCCGTTGCGGTTGCTGCTCCTCTGGTCCGCTCTGCTCCCGTGGCTGTCGCTGCTCCTTTGACCGCCCCTCTGGTCCGCTCTGCGCCAATTGCCCTCTCTGCACCCCTCGTCCGCTCGGCTCCTCTTGCGGTTGCAGCTCCCGCCATTGCTGCTCCCCTGAGATACACAGCGCCTGCCTATGCCGTGAGGAACCTGTAA
- the LOC117574119 gene encoding larval cuticle protein A2B — MAFKYFAVLALVAAVSAGVLPVQQVYHGAAPAVAYAHAPVAVAHAPVAVAHPVLAKHDDEYDPHPQYKFGYDVQDALSGDSKSQVEERDGDVVRGEYSLIDADGFKRTVQYTSDPENGFNAVVNRVPVDHVIKTVAPVAAVPVYHH, encoded by the exons ATGGCCTTCAAG TACTTCGCCGTCCTTGCTCTCGTTGCCGCCGTCAGCGCTGGTGTCCTGCCCGTCCAGCAGGTCTACCATGGTGCCGCTCCAGCTGTCGCCTATGCCCACGCCCCCGTGGCTGTGGCTCATGCCCCAGTTGCTGTCGCCCATCCCGTGCTGGCAAAGCACGACGATGAATACGATCCCCATCCCCAGTACAAGTTCGGCTATGATGTCCAGGACGCTCTCTCCGGTGACTCCAAGAGCCAGGTCGAGGAACGCGATGGCGATGTCGTTCGTGGCGAGTACTCGCTGATCGATGCCGATGGCTTCAAGCGCACCGTCCAGTACACTTCAGACCCCGAGAATGGCTTCAACGCTGTCGTCAACCGTGTGCCCGTCGATCACGTGATCAAGACTGTGGCCCCAGTGGCAGCCGTGCCTGTCTACCACCATTAA